A single region of the Equus przewalskii isolate Varuska chromosome 26, EquPr2, whole genome shotgun sequence genome encodes:
- the LOC103544122 gene encoding alpha-1-acid glycoprotein 2-like, with protein sequence MALPWVLTVLSLLPLLDAQSLGCAKFRALPITDATLDRLSGKWFYIASASRNAGYKHSAKTYQAAFFYFDPSHKEDTIQLRAYSTIGNQCVYKSALLNVHRKEGTLSIHENGREQFAYLWLTKDPRTFMFAYFLDDKQNMGLSFYADRPEVTPEQMSEFHEAIGCIDIDKSEIMYTDEKKDQCGPLEKQHEEERKEKQEEA encoded by the exons ATGGCGCTGCCCTGGGTTCTCACTGTCCTGAgcctccttcctctgctggaTGCCCAGAGCCTAGGATGTGCCAAATTCAGGGCATTGCCTATCACCGATGCCACCCTAGACCGG CTCTCTGGCAAGTGGTTTTATATCGCGTCGGCCTCCCGCAATGCTGGGTACAAGCACTCAGCGAAGACATATCAGGCAGCCTTCTTTTACTTTGATCCCAGCCACAAGGAGGACACGATACAGCTCAGAGCTTATTCAACCAT TGGGAACCAGTGTGTCTACAAATCAGCCCTCTTGAATGTCCACCGGAAGGAAGGGACCTTATCCATACACG AAAATGGCAGAGAACAGTTTGCCTACTTGTGGCTCACCAAGGACCCCAGAACCTTCATGTTTGCCTACTTCCTGGACGATAAGCAGAATATGGGGCTGTCCTTCTATG CGGACAGGCCTGAGGTGACCCCGGAGCAGATGAGTGAGTTCCATGAAGCCATCGGGTGCATCGACATTGACAAGTCGGAAATCATGTACACTGATGAGAAAAAG GATCAGTGTGGGCCTCTGGAGAAGCAGCacgaggaggaaaggaaggagaaacaggAGGAGGCCTAG
- the LOC103544123 gene encoding alpha-1-acid glycoprotein 1-like, translated as MALPWVLTVLSLLPLLDAQSPVCANFRASPITDATLDRISGKWFYIASAFRNPEYLEMTKKLQAAFFYLAPNKREDTIQLREYSTIGNQCIYDSGILNVQRDKGTLSKHALGREHVGYLWLTKDPRTFMILYFPDDKQNVGLAIYVDRPEVTQEQMSEFYESIACVGMDKSEIIYADEKQDQCGPLDKEHEEERKKKQEEA; from the exons atggcgcTGCCCTGGGTTCTCACGGTCCTTAgcctccttcctctgctggaCGCCCAGAGCCCAGTGTGTGCCAACTTCAGGGCATCGCCTATCACCGACGCCACCCTGGACCGG atctctggcaagtggttctaTATCGCGTCGGCCTTCCGCAACCCTGAGTACCTTGAGATGACTAAGAAGCTCCAGGCGGCTTTCTTCTACTTAGCCCCCAACAAGAGGGAGGACACGATACAGCTCAGGGAGTACTCGACCAT TGGCAACCAGTGCATCTATGACTCCGGCATCTTGAATGTCCAGCGCGACAAAGGGACCTTATCCAAACATG CGCTGGGCAGAGAACATGTTGGCTACTTGTGGCTCACCAAGGACCCCAGAACCTTCATGATTCTCTACTTCCCGGATGACAAGCAGAATGTGGGGCTGGCCATCTACG TGGACAGGCCTGAGGTGACCCAGGAGCAAATGAGTGAGTTCTATGAATCCATTGCGTGCGTGGGCATGGACAAGTCGGAAATCATATACGCTGATGAGAAACAG GATCAGTGTGGGCCGCTGGATAAGGAGCacgaggaggaaaggaagaagaaacaggaggAGGCCTAG